The following are encoded together in the Gemmatimonadota bacterium genome:
- a CDS encoding ABC transporter ATP-binding protein — protein ILLADEPTGNLDSKNGNAVMELMLELHAEGATICMVTHDPRYAHMADRSVHLFDGQIVSEDDARKAQELEQAGFDVGH, from the coding sequence TTATCTTACTGGCGGACGAGCCGACGGGTAACCTGGACTCGAAGAACGGGAACGCGGTCATGGAGCTGATGCTGGAGCTCCATGCCGAGGGAGCGACGATCTGCATGGTGACGCACGATCCGCGCTATGCACATATGGCCGACCGGTCCGTTCATCTGTTCGATGGCCAGATCGTCTCGGAAGACGACGCCCGCAAGGCTCAGGAGTTGGAGCAGGCCGGGTTCGACGTCGGGCACTGA